In the Kiritimatiellia bacterium genome, CGCACGCCGGCAAGATTCACGTCATCTATAACGGCCAGGATCCGGCCCGCTTCACGCCCGTGGACGTGCGCCTCCAGCCGCCCCTGAAGCTGCTCGCCCTCGGCCGCTTCGTCCGCAAGAAAGGGTTCGAGCAGGTCCTGCTGGCCGCCGCGGAGTTGAAGAAGGGAGGCACTGCTTTTCACCTGACCGTCGGCGGGGATGGACCCGAGGCCGGCCGGCTGAAGCGCCGGGCGCGGGAACTGGGAATCGAGGACGCGGTGCGTTTCCCCGGATTCGTCCCGCGGGTCGCGACCGGCGGCCTGTTCCGGGAAAGCGATATCCTGGTCATGCCCAGCGTGGTGGACCCGGCCGGCGACCGGGACGGGATCCCCAACGTCGTGCTGGAAGCGCTGCTGCACCGCGTGCCGGTCGTCGCCACCGATGTCGGCGGCCTCGCCGAAGTGATCTGCGACGGCGAGACCGGCGGCCTCGTGCCGCCCGGCGATCCGGCCGCGATCGCGGCCGCCGTGCGGCGGCTCGCGGCGGATCCCGAAGCGGCCCGCGCCATGGCCGAGCGCGGGCGGCAGTTGGTCCTGCGCGAATTCAATCTCGATACCAACAGCCGCGCGCTCCTGGACCTGATCGCCCGGCATGGGGGGCGCCCGGCATGAGCGCGGCCCGCCACGGCATCCTGGGCAAGGTCGGCCTGCTCGCCGGCGCGCACGGCTTCCGCGAGGTGCTGCAGGCGGCGTTCCTGATCGTCCTTGCGCGCCGGCAGATGATCACCTACGGCCAGTTCGCGCTGGCGATGGGCATCGGCCAGATCCTCCTGATGTTCGCGGAATTCGGTCTGAACAAGCATATTGTCTGCCGGCTGGCCCGCCGGCCGGAAACGGAAGCGGGGCTGATCTGGCAGGTGACCGCGGTCAAGAGCCTCCTGCTCGCGCTCGGCGGCGCCGCGACGTTCCTTTTCGTGCTGCTGCAGAATTTCGGCCTCTCGCTGGGCGCGGTGATCCTCCTGCTGTCCGCCGGCGTCGGGCTGGACGCGCTGACGAGCACGTTTTACGCGCTCTGCCAGTGGCGCGGCGACCAGCGGAAGGAAGCAGGAATCCGAAGCCTCGCCGCCGCCGCGGGATTCGGATATGCGCTCGTGGCGCTGTGGATGGGCCTGCCGCCCGCCGCCCTGGCGCTGTACAAGCCGATCGAGTCGCTCGTCGCCCTCGCGGGCGGCGCCCTGTCGGTCGGCGGCGGCCGCGCCGCGCGCCCCAGCTGGCCCGGCCTGGCGTCCGTCGGCCTCACCCTGCGCGACGGGCTGGTCTTCGCGCTGATCGAGCTGGCGGCGATCCTCTACAACAAGGCCAACCTTTTCTTCCTGCAGCGGGCGGCCGGGGCGGGAGGCGTGGCGCAGTACAGCGCCCCGTGGCAGCTCGTGGACGGCGTGACCAACCTGGTCTGCGGGCTTCTGCTGGCGCGCACGCTGTTCCCGCTGTTCGCCCGGCTGCTGAACACCGACGCCGACGCCGCGCGGGCGCTGGCGCGCGAGGCCGCGCGCTGGCTCCTGCCCGTCGCCGCCTGCCTGATGTACGGGCTCGCCGTCGAAAGCGACCGGCTGATTCCCCTTCTCTACGGCCGCGCGTACACGGAGGCCGTCTGGATGCAACGCTGGCTCGCGCTCACCATCGCGATCGGCCTCTATCACAACCTCGCGGCCTACCTGATGTTGAGCCTGGGCCGCGAACTCCTGCTGCTGGGCATCTGCGCAGCCGGCCTGCTGCTCAACCTCGGCCTGTGCGTCCTGTGGATCCCCGCCCACCCGCTCGGGGGCAGCGTGGCCGCGCTGCTGGCGACCAAGTTCGCGGTCGCCCTGTGCACCGTCGGCTACGGCCAGCGGCGTCTCGGCCTCTTCCAGGCAAGGTCCATCCTGGAAACGATGGCCGCGGCGCTGGCAGGCGCGCTCCTCTATTTCGTCTTCAAGCCGACCGGCCTCCGCCTCCTGTCGGAACTGGCCGCGCTGGTCCCCATGCTGGTTCTGACGGCCGCCTGGAAACGGGGGGCGCGGCATGCCGCGTGATCGTCTCGCCCGTTGGCCCGCCCTCTTCCGCGCCGTGTCGGACCAGCCCGTGCTCGCGCTCCTGTCGGCCGGACTCGCCGCGCTGATCCTCGCCGCCGCGGTGGCCGCGTTCAGCGGCCTGCCCTATCCGCGCGTGCACGACGAGTTCAGCTACCTGCTGGCGGCCGACACCTTCGCTCGCGGCCGGCTGACGAATCCCGCGCCTCCGTTCCGGGAGCACTTCGACACGATGCACGTGCTCCAGCGCCCGACCTATCAATCCATGTACCCGCCGGCGCAGGGGCTGGTCCTCGCGCTCGGGCAGCGGCTCGGTCATCCCATCGTTGGAGTCTGGTTGAGCGCCGCCGCCATGGCGGCCGCGTTCTGCTGGATGCTGCGCGGCTGGCTGCCCGCGCGCTGGGCGTGGGTGGGCGCGATGCTGGCGGCGGCCCAGGTGGTCTTCCTCGGTCGGGAATACGACCACGGCGCGGTCGGCTACTGGAGCCAGTCCTACTGGGGCGGCGCCGTGGCCGCGGCCGGCGGGGCGCTCGTGTACGGCGCCCTGCCCCGGCTGCTCCGCGCCGGGCGACGCCGCGACGCCCTGCTCCTCGGCCTCGGGCTTGCGGTCCTCGCCCACTCTCGCCCGGTCGAGGGCCTGGTCGCGGCCCTGCCCGCCGGCGCGGTCCTGGCCCGGGCCTTCTGGCGGCGAACGATCCCCGTACGCACGGCATGGCCCCTGGCGCTAGTGCTCGTCGCGGCTGCGTGCACCATGGGTTATTACAACCATCGCGTCACCGGGCACGCCCTGAAAATGCCGATCGTCGAGCATCACGAACAGTACTGCACGTTCCCCGTTTTCCTCTGGCAGCGCCCCCGCCCCGCGCCCGAATGGACCCACCCCGTTCTCGCGGAGTTTCATGGCGGCTGGGAAATGAACCTGTACACGCGGCACTTCCCGTGGCCGAACCTCCTCCGTCAAACCGCGCTGAAACTCGCCCGGCTGTGGGCCTTCTTTTTAGGGCCGGCGCTGACGATCCCGCTGCTTTTTATGCCGTGGCGCGGCCGGTGGCGAATCGCCGGCGCCGCCTGCGCTCTCGTTCTCGCGGCCTGCCTGCTCTGCGTCCGCGCCTCGCCCCACTACTTTGCGCCCGCGGCCGCGCCGCTCTTCCTCCTGCTCGCCGCCGGCCTGCGGAGACTTCATCACATCGTGCTTCGCGGCTTCCCTGCCGGCGCGCTGCTCGGGCTCCTCGTTTTCATCGCGGCCTGGGTCCAGGCGCTGTCCGCCCTCGCCCTGCCGGACCGCGGCAACACGAGCGTGTCCCGCTTCATGAGCTTCCGCCGGGACCTCGAACGGGACCTGGCGCGCGCCGGCGGCCAGCACCTGCTGTTCGTCCGCTACGGCCCGCGGCACTCGATCCAGAACGAATGGGTGTATAATGGCGCGGACATGACCACCGCCCCGGTGCTGTGGGCGCGCGCGCTGGACGAGGAGTCCGACCGCGCGTTGCGCCGGCATTTTCAAGACCGGGCGGCGTGGCGGGTGGAGATCGACGACGATTCCGCGCGACCGGAGCTCCTGCCATGGCCGGAATGAACCCCATCAAGCATTGGCGCCTGCTGGCCGCGTTCGGCTTGGCCGTGCTGTACGGGCCTTCGCTCCTGGAATCCGCCCGGCTCGCCGCCGACCGGTACCGGTTCAACGACGACGCGCGTCATTGGCTGATCCCCTTTGTCCGCGAGACGCAGCCCGGCATTCGCGAGGACGACTACCTGGCGAATTACCGCCTCGCCATGACGCCGGTCGGGCAGCGCTGGTTCTACCGGTGCGCCGGGCGCCTGCTCGACCCCGCCGTCACCAGCAAGGTGCTGCCGCTGGCGCAGTACGTTCTTCTGATGGCCGCCCTCGCGTGGTGCGCCGCGCGGCTGGGCGGACGGGCCTGCGGCTGGGCGACGCTGGCGCTCGCGCTGTCCTCGCACGAGTTCCTCTACCGGATGGCCGGCGGCACGGCCCGGTCGTGGGCCTTCCCCCTCGTCGGCTGGGCGGCCTTCGCCCTCGTCGCGGACCGGCCGCGGCTCCTGGCGGCACTGACCGTGCTCGCCGCGGCGCTGTACCCGCCCATCGCCCTGCTCCTCGGGCTCACGCTGGCCGGCACCGTGCTGATGTCGCGCGAGCGCCGACGCGAAAAAGCTGGCCTTCTGATCCTGACGTTCCTGCTGGCGGCGGCCTGCCTCTGGTCCAGCCACACGGCGGAGTACGGGCGCCGGCTCGGCCCGGCGGATGTCGCGGCCTATCCCGAGCTCGGGCCGGGCGGCCGCTACGGATTCGAGGACCGCCCGCCGTTCCTCAACGTCGGCGCCGCGCTGGCGGACGCCTTTGGGCGTAGCCTGCAGGGTGGCGAACCGGCGTGGATAGCGCCGTTGCGCCGATGGATCATGGCCGGCTCGACCTACGGCCGGCCCAGCCTTCTCCTCGTCGCCATCGCCGGGTTCTTCGGACTGCTCACGCTGGTCGGGACCGTCCTGCTGGCCCGCCGTGACGCGACCGCGCGCCGGCTCCTCCTCCTGCCGGCCGCCTCGGTCACGGCCTACCTCGCCGCCGCCCGGCTGGCCCCGGCCCTTTATTTCCCGCAACGCTACATGATTTATTCTGTTCCAGTGCTGGCCATGATCCTGCTGCCCGCCGCCGTCCGGTCGCTGGCCGCGCGCTGCCGTCCTGCCGCCGCGGTGCCCGCCATGCTCGCGGTCACGGCGGCTTGCCTGCTCCTGCTCGGCGGGCGCGGCGGGGGCGCGACGGGCTTGAGCGTGGACGCGCGCGCCGACCGCGACCTGTATGACGCGATCGCGGAACTGCCGCCGGGCGCCCTGCTCGCCGGCTGGCCGGAAGGCCCGCTGAACAACGTTCCCTGGCTGTGCCGCCGCTCGGTCCTGCTCAACCGGGAGTCGCACGAGGCCATTCACCAGGGATACGCGGAGCAAATGCGACGCCGGCTGAAAGCCGTCGTGGACGGCTGTTTCGCGACGACCTCCGACCCCCTGGATCGCTTGCACCGGAACTGGGGCGTCTCGCATCTGCTGGTGGATCTTACCCATTATGAGGAAGATGCGCCGATCTATTTCGAGCCGTTCAACGAGGTTATCCGGAATGCCCATGGCCGAATGAGAGCCGGCGGCAGCGAGGTGCTCCGCCAGGCGGACGCCTGTGCCGTCTTCAAGAACGGGCGCTGGATGTTGCTCGACCTGGCCCGGATGACGGGACAGCAGGACTGATTCCCAAGGTTTCAAACCTGTTGCCTCCAACGCATCGCCATGGAGAC is a window encoding:
- a CDS encoding glycosyltransferase family 4 protein — its product is MGNAGADLRLACVLHWFPKPSETFIFDEMTALGRWTPDLRLFTLYGRWRGPLSPDMPPDNLPVTRLGTRSAAHLIRDVLFWVRHNGREARRLWRTVPWRRWSDLEMAGENLWAFLCGFRIARLAGDAGLTHLHAPWANGPATAAWVASRLAGIPFSFSGWAGDIFPPDGALADKIRDAAFIRSPSRTFAPHLQRQAGTHAGKIHVIYNGQDPARFTPVDVRLQPPLKLLALGRFVRKKGFEQVLLAAAELKKGGTAFHLTVGGDGPEAGRLKRRARELGIEDAVRFPGFVPRVATGGLFRESDILVMPSVVDPAGDRDGIPNVVLEALLHRVPVVATDVGGLAEVICDGETGGLVPPGDPAAIAAAVRRLAADPEAARAMAERGRQLVLREFNLDTNSRALLDLIARHGGRPA
- a CDS encoding oligosaccharide flippase family protein; the encoded protein is MSAARHGILGKVGLLAGAHGFREVLQAAFLIVLARRQMITYGQFALAMGIGQILLMFAEFGLNKHIVCRLARRPETEAGLIWQVTAVKSLLLALGGAATFLFVLLQNFGLSLGAVILLLSAGVGLDALTSTFYALCQWRGDQRKEAGIRSLAAAAGFGYALVALWMGLPPAALALYKPIESLVALAGGALSVGGGRAARPSWPGLASVGLTLRDGLVFALIELAAILYNKANLFFLQRAAGAGGVAQYSAPWQLVDGVTNLVCGLLLARTLFPLFARLLNTDADAARALAREAARWLLPVAACLMYGLAVESDRLIPLLYGRAYTEAVWMQRWLALTIAIGLYHNLAAYLMLSLGRELLLLGICAAGLLLNLGLCVLWIPAHPLGGSVAALLATKFAVALCTVGYGQRRLGLFQARSILETMAAALAGALLYFVFKPTGLRLLSELAALVPMLVLTAAWKRGARHAA